Proteins encoded by one window of Pecten maximus chromosome 15, xPecMax1.1, whole genome shotgun sequence:
- the LOC117343714 gene encoding uncharacterized protein LOC117343714 — translation MYPSCGIFLVTLFAAVALVHPSHLYVSHDLPCHTSADCPLDACCRELDGNLITLSGTFDAVGPFHDTHNGTCVPLLAQHGEHCGEFCQCDKEQGLRCYRHVSDHEFSPSICREKAYVEKQRRNWLSCYKDPKCKLPM, via the exons atgtatcCTTCCTGTGGAATATTTCTG GTGACACTGTTCGCTGCTGTGGCACTT GTCCATCCCTCCCACCTGTATGTGAGTCATGACCTACCATGCCACACCTCCGCCGACTGTCCCCTAGACGCTTGTTGTCGAGAATTGGACGGAAATCTTATCACCCTGTCCGGAACATTCGACGCCGTCG GTCCGTTTCACGATACCCACAACGGCACGTGCGTGCCACTCCTAGCCCAGCACGGGGAACACTGTGGGGAGTTTTGTCAATGTGACAAGGAACAGG GTCTGCGATGCTATCGACATGTTTCGGATCACGAGTTTTCTCCGTCAATCTGCCGTGAAAAGGCATATGTGGAAAAGCAACGTCGTAACTGGTTATCATGTTACAAGGACCCGAAATGTAAATTACCCATGTGA
- the LOC117343321 gene encoding uncharacterized protein K02A2.6-like, giving the protein MIERAHSSHIGLQGCLRRAKESLYWPNLYSDFEKHIQACKTCNTYSAENSREPMIPHETPNRPWEKVGVDLFHTAGKDYLLTVDYYSDFVEIDRLHDKKGNEVIRKLKSHFSRYGLPCIVMSDNGPPFNGKQFSDFSKEYEFQHITSSPRYPQSNGKVENAVRTVKRILEKSRKGRRDLYLAILDWRNTPREIVKSSPVQRLYGRRTRTLLGAKHNSYVGDKERHKPKKRKRTTLLQSRH; this is encoded by the coding sequence ATGATAGAAAGGGCGCATTCCAGTCATATCGGCCTTCAGGGATGCTTGCGAAGAGCGAAGGAGTCGTTATATTGGCCAAACCTGTATTCAGATTTTGAAAAACATATTCAGGCATGCAAGACTTGCAATACTTACTCAGCTGAAAATAGCCGAGAGCCCATGATACCACACGAAACCCCGAATCGGCCATGGGAGAAAGTAGGTGTGGATTTGTTCCATACAGCTGGAAAAGATTACCTTCTCACTGTGGACTACTATTCTGATTTTGTTGAGATTGACCGCCTCCATGACAAGAAGGGCAACGAGGTCATCAGAAAGTTAAAGTCTCATTTCTCGCGGTATGGGTTACCATGCATAGTAATGTCTGACAATGGTCCACCATTCAACGGAAAACAATTCTCAGATTTTTCGAAAGAATATGAATTCCAACACATCACTAGTTCACCAAGATATCCACAGTCCAATGGTAAGGTGGAAAATGCGGTGAGAACTGTAAAGCGAATTCTGGAAAAATCAAGGAAGGGTCGACGGGACCTTTATCTTGCTATTTTGGATTGGCGGAACACGCCAAGAGAGATAGTGAAGTCATCCCCAGTGCAAAGACTGTACGGTAGAAGGACTAGGACTTTGCTTGGAGCCAAGCACAATTCCTACGTCGGAGACAAGGAAAGACATAAACCAAAGAAAAGGAAAAGAACAACATTACTACAATCGCGGCACTAA
- the LOC117343322 gene encoding uncharacterized protein K02A2.6-like — MGKKCQLDSGSTVNVLPKSKYLQVFDDPQLEKLSETDMTLVMFNQSEMTPVGVRRVLVRNPKNRKKYSVEFVVVDQTVKPILGARVIQAMNLITVNKHNLYPKAEAPKEVVLQASTTDNTMFEGLGKLAGKLHLEVDPTVPPTKIPVRRIPVSLKDRVQDELMRLTNLGVITPVTTPTDWISSIVVVKKHNGNLRLCIDPKPLNKALKRNNYAMPTIEDILPELNKARLFSVVDAKDGFWHIELDEESSYLMTFGTPWGRYRWIRMPFGISPAPEEFQRRLDEAPEGLEGTKAIHDDIVVFGCGDTDAEARQDHDRKLHALFDRCREKNIKLNKEKLKLCLSSVTYLGHVISESTQEE, encoded by the exons ATGGGGAAAA AATGCCAGCTGGACAGTGGATCAACCGTCAATGTGTTGCCTAAATCAAAGTATTTACAAGTGTTTGATGACCCTCAATTGGAAAAGTTGTCAGAGACGGACATGACCCTAGTGATGTTCAATCAATCAGAGATGACACCAGTTGGAGTCAGACGAGTGCTGGTCCGTAACCCGAAAAACCGGAAAAAATATTCAGTGGAATTTGTAGTTGTCGACCAAACAGTAAAGCCTATCCTAGGAGCACGTGTGATACAGGCCATGAATCTGATTACTGTGAATAAACATAACTTATATCCGAAAGCTGAGGCTCCGAAGGAGGTAGTCCTACAGGCATCAACAACCGACAACACCATGTTTGAAGGACTTGGGAAGTTAGCAGGCAAACTCCACCTCGAGGTAGACCCCACTGTGCCACCTACCAAAATACCAGTGAGACGAATACCAGTGTCATTGAAAGATAGGGTCCAGGACGAACTGATGCGACTAACAAACCTTGGTGTGATAACACCAGTTACCACCCCAACAGACTGGATTTCATCGATCGTGGTGGTTAAGAAGCACAATGGGAACTTGAGACTCTGTATTGATCCCAAACCGCTAAACAAAGCACTCAAGAGGAATAATTATGCGATGCCGACAATTGAGGACATTCTTCCAGAGCTAAACAAAGCACGACTGTTCTCAGTAGTAGATGCCAAGGACGGGTTCTGGCATATTGAGTTGGATGAGGAAAGCAGTTATTTGATGACATTTGGCACGCCATGGGGCCGTTATCGGTGGATAAGAATGCCTTTTGGTATCTCCCCAGCGCCAGAAGAGTTTCAACGTAGGCTGGATGAAGCACCGGAGGGTCTAGAGGGAACCAAGGCAATACATGATGACATCGTTGTGTTTGGATGCGGTGACACTGACGCAGAGGCAAGGCAAGATCATGACCGGAAACTCCATGCTTTGTTCGACAGATGCCGCGAGAAGAATATCAAACTGAACAAGGAAAAATTAAAGCTTTGTCTAAGTTCTGTCACATACTTGGGCCACGTAATCTCAGAAAGCACTCAAGAGGAATAA